GTGTGCCAATGTGGCTACAGGCAGTGAAAGAAGGATGCCACAATGACCCACAATGTACTCGGCTGTTGGCAGCCGTAGTTGAGTAGGACCCTCTCGAGCATCCATTCTCTGTCCAAGATGGGTTGATCAGATACAAAGGGCGAGTTTGGATTGGACACAACACTACGGTCCAACAAATGCTCTTGCAAGAATTCCATGCCAGTGCATTGGGTGGCCACTCCGGAGTCCAAGCTACCTACAATCGACTTGTGAAGCTCTTTGCTTGGCCAAAGTTGAAGCAAACAGTCAAAGAGTTTGTGAACCAATGCACGGTCTGCAAACAAGCAAAACCAGAACATGTCTGCTACCCTGGACTCCTCCAACCGCTGCCTGTTCCTGAGCAAGCTTGGCAAATGGTGACTCTAGACTTTGTCGAAGGACTCCCCAAATCACATGGCTATGATGTGATTCTGGTGGTTGTGGACAAATTGACTAGGTATGCTCATTTCATACCACTCAAACACCCCTTCACGGCGCTGCACGTGGCCAAGGCATATATGGACTATGTCTTTAAGCTCCATGGACCCCCGGATGCTCTGGTGTCAGATCGTGATCAAATTTTCACAAGTAAAATCTGGAAAGAGTTGTGCCGTTTGTCTCACACTACACTGAACATCTCCTCAGCAAGGCACCCGCAGACAGATGGGACGTCGGAAAGGGTCAATCAATGCATGGAGATCTACCTCAGGTGTTTTGTGCATAACTGTCCAAAGCGTTGGAAAGAGTGGCTCTCTCTTGCAGAATTTTGGTACAATACCTCTTACCACTCCACGCTCAAGACTACTCCCTTTGAGGTGCTCTATGGTCATCTGTGGAAGTCACGGCTGAGTGCCTTCAGCTTGTCATCTGTGGAAGTCACGGCTGTTGCACTTCTGGCACCATCTGAGTTACGCCGCCCTTCGGTCGCTGTTGGACTGGGCAACGATGAGGTGCCCGTTTTGCTGGTTGAGGCCCCAACAGGAGGGAGTGACAGGTTTGGCTTCGGGGAGAACCGGTGCCCTTTTGCCATTGTGCCCAGCGAGCGTTGCCCTGTCATTTCCATATTTTCCTCCCGCAATAATTCCATAGCTTCTTCCTGCAATTCAGCAAGAGCCACAGCAGTATCCAAGTCGGACGGTGTAACATTACTGCAACTTTAATGTCACTTTGCAAACCAtctaaaaactgggtagtaaagaacaAAGGATCCCAAGAACTATGATGAGCTAAGAGACTATGCATAGCAACATTGAATTGTTCAGCATACTCTAAGACACTACCAGTTGGTTTTAATCTAGAGAATTTGCGAAGCATCTGTTGAAATTCAGATTTACCAAATTTCTCTAACATTGCAGCAACAAAATACTCCCACTATGGAAACTTAATATGCGATTTGGACCATTCCAACCACAAGGCTGCCGCCCCAATAAAGTGCACCACGGCAGTATCGACCCAAGCAGGTggttcaatggaacaaaccctgaAATATGCTTCACACTTGATGCGCCACCCTGTAGGGTTGTCTCCATCGAACTCTGGACAATCCAATTTGGATGCCGCAGAATGATGGATGGCACTCGGAACGGTGTCCCCACTCGGACCCAACAGAGGAACTGTAGGAAAGGTAGTACGGAACACACTGTTGGCCGGGATAGGCGCCGGGGGCACCGTGCCCCCAAGGACCGGATCCCGTGTCGTCATTGCAGCATCGCGGCTAATTAGCCCGTGGCCGTCGCCACCCAGGGCCGAAGGAGAGAGAGGCGCGCCCGCCAGGAGCGGCCCTGTAGTGTTCATTGGGGTCGCCGGGGCACCGATGAGGAGCGGGCTTGACGCGATTTTGGAGAGCTCGGCGCGGATCTCGCCCATGTCGAGCTGTAGCTTGCCCACCGCGTGGTCGACGCTGGGCCGCCAATCCGCCAGGTCGTTGACCGTAGGCTCGATCGACGCGAGCAGGGGCTCCATCTTGGAGACAGCCGGCTCGATTTTGTCCAAGGACTTCTGGATCGCCAACAACGCCTTGGCAATGGCtccgcgctcctccgccgccgccgtcatctGCTTCTGCAGATCCAGCTCCGCCATCACCTCCTCGAGTTTGCGGGTGCGTTGGGGTACCAGATTTGGAAATAGGGGGGGATCGAGTGGCAATCTGATACCAAATGTCACAGGCTTAACACTCTCTTACATAGATCCAAGCTCAGATACAAGTGGATACAGAAATCTCAGGCAGCAAGAAGGAGGATTCAAGAGGAGAGCCTGGAGGTGGGAGAGGGGAATCCGCCACAGGCGGCCGGGTCTAGGGTTCTGATCTTTCTTGATGCGTCCACACTCTCTGTTGCGAGCTACATATACACCCACTCACTTAGTCCAGGTCGGCCCAGTGTAGCGTGAGTTGGGCTGGGCCAGCCTTCTGGGCCGACTAGGCTCCACTTGAGTCTTCTGGGCTTCGGGGTCTTCACCTGTTTTCATGACATTCCATGCATAATAAACAAACAACTAAGCTACCGTAATACCTCTATTTTGAATTTGTTTTCTTAATTAGATCGTGGCTACAAGACATGGTGGTATTTACGTATTAGCATTTTTGACCAATACATTTTGATATTGAAATCATGATTGGATTGCTCCCAAGTCAAATGGAAACGAGTATCAGCAATCTCAGAAACCATGAAGCCTCAACAAAATATGGGCGTAGGTGCATGGACAAATGATAAGGCACCCATTCTTTTGTGAAAAAGATCTTCACATGCTTTATTGTGGTCTCCAAGATATTAACAACAAATTTACATTGTGGAACTACTCAATGACAAATTTAATAGCTTCTACTTAATTTCCATGCAAACAAGAAAAGAAGAGAAAAACTACTTTACCACAATTTGATTATATGGTTATTAGGACTTCAATTTTTTTAAAGAACCCAATATATTCCCTCTGTAAACTAGTATGAGACAtatttgcagttcaaatttgaactgcaaaaacatttagttcaaatttgaactataaatATGTCTTATATAATTGTACAGAGGTAATATTACTTaatgatcactagtagaaaacagggaactactcccggttctagagggTCTTTAGTGCTGGACTCGTGTAGGGTGGATGCATGCTCGTGCTAGGTGTGTCACATGAGTGAGACATTCCACATGGTCTTGGTGCACGCATGATAAGTTGCGCTGTAGTATATTTGACAAGTTACTACCTAGCATCCGGAGTTTGTATACCATTATGTCAAGTGAACTACGAGTGCTTTCTCTTTGGGTAAATGTTGAGTGGCTGATCCATCCTTACGTTGGTCGCTTCCCTCGCCGCTCACACAATCACATGTCCCCACCCATACCACACACACCTTATCTCCTATTTTGGAAATTTCTCTCCCTCTTCATATCTCCGCCGAATAAACTACCCCCtcttctctctccccctccccttcTCTTCGTGTCCCTCTTTGTGCGGCTTGTGACTTCTACAAGTGGCCAACCCTTGACCCACTCAATCCAGGAGTGTCCTTTATTCACTACTTCCGGTGCTACGTCATCACCCCTACCCGCATGGCCGCTGCAACAGTTTGTGAGCGAATCATCGCCTTCTTCGTGCCCACACTCGTCGAGAGTCAGGTTCCTCTCCTCCCTACACACTCCCTCACTCACTCATTCACTCACTCGcccactcactctctctctctctctctccgtctctttccctctctttctgtgtatgtgcgtgtgtgtgtgtctcaTGCTTGCACGCGCATTGCCAGCGTCGATCACCACTTTCCTTGTCCATTGCGAGGCAACCTTGGCTCCTGCATAGTCTGAGGGCATTGGTGCGAGGCTGACCAGCTGCACGGTCGGCAGATGGTCATGTGATGATGCGGGTTGCACTATTCTGAGTTGTAAGCACTGATATGGTGTCCTTCAAGTGGCGGGCTGGGCTACAAGCGGCGGCTGGCCGTTATACGAGGGTGACTGTCGATGTTACGATCAGCGACAATGATGATGCAACCGTGTGGTGGCTATTGCGAGTGGCAAGAGATGATCGATGAGTGTTCTGGGCGTGAGGGTGGTGTTGCTATGGTGACTTGCCTTGTATGCTAATAGGCCGAGAGGTGAATGGTACGATAACGAACGGCTGAATGGGCGAGGATGACGATGTTGTGAAGGGGGGCAATGGATCATGCGACGACGGGATGTGTCTGTGGAGGGTTGTGATGTTGCGACCACGGGTAGTGGATGCTGCAAGCGGAGTGGAGAATGATGCAAGAGCCCAGTGGCGCTACGACGGTGGGCGACCCGAGCGACGAAGACAAAGCCACAGTGTTTGCGAGCCGCACAACTATCACTGCAAGGCACACGTTGATGTGTTTTTCCCCTGTGTATGCACGTGTGGTTTGCTGAGAGGGAAGTTCGCGCAAGTCTATCGATCATGCAGCGCGCGACGATGCCCTTTCCACCGCTCCATGCCAGTCGGCGGCGTGCACCCCATCAGTACAACAACGTCAGGCAGTTCCCTTTCCAGCTACGCATGCAAGATTTCATCACAGGCCAAAGGCTTTGAAGTACCTATGTCGCTCCAAACTCATTCATGACCACTTTGCTAACTGACGCACATATGAACGTACATGTGGCTGGAGAGTGAGAGATAGAAGTAGATGGAGAGATACAGAGAGTATGACTTTTGTTTGAGCGTGAGCGACCATATGACCCGTGAACATGACATATTCGTAACGTTATACGGAGCTACAATTTGCAACGCAAAATATTGTGTACTGCATTCTACACATCACAAACGATGCTGAGGTCGGAAAATCTTTTGGAAACAAATGCAGCTTTTCATAGGATCATCAATTGCGAGTAGCCAAAGTTAGAGAAACCAAATTAAGCGACGATAACTTCAACAACAAAGAGTACATGAATTACTAGAGGACAAGCCCACATTAGGTAAGAAGTACGCACACATAAACCACGGCCGGATCAACACGGCAAATTATTACAGTACGCAGGACACAGAAGCTAACGAGCGCTGCCCACGCGACTAACCAGATTGAACGGGCTTGTCCTGCGATCCTTCTGCTGCTGGCTCTGGCTCCGGCTCTCCCGTGCCTTCCCCCGGCACCGGCACGCCGTTGGACGAGCTCCCCTCGTCGGCACAGGCTCCTCCTTTGCTGCTACCCGCACCGTACGCACCTTCCCCGTACCCGTACCCGTAGTATTGTTGGGCCACGACCTGTTCTCCGCCGAACACATGGCACTGGCCGCCGACGTTGGGCCGCACGGGCGTTATCCCGACAGTGTAACCCTGCACTGGAGCCCGGGGCGCGTAGACGCCCCGCTGCATCTGAACCTGCACCGGAGCTGGGGGAGTGTACATGGGCCACTTCACATGATTCTGAACCGGCATCGGAGCTAGGGGCGCATAAACTGGCCGCTGCATCTGATTCTGAACCTGCACTTGAGCCGGAGGCGCGTACACTGGACGCTGTATCTGAGCCTGCAGCGGCACGGCGTGGCGCATGGGCGGGGCCGCGCGGGAAGGTGCACTCATCACGGTGCGCCTGTCGCCTGCGGTGGCACCACCTGTCGCCGCATTGGGGTCGCGCATGCGGTGCAGAAACACACTGAGGGGCACGATGTAGTCGTCGAAACCGAGGCGGTTTAGGGCCCACAAGATATCTTCGGCGTTGACGGTCTTGCGATGCTCCATGTGGCACCGCTCGTTGGCCTCGCCGGTGACGAAGCTGATGAACTCCGACACACACTCCTGGATGGCTTCCTTGGCGTCGTCGGAGATCTTGGCATGGGCAGGGAGCGCGCGACGCATGATGCGGATCACGTTCGCGATGGGCATCAGCCGGTCCTGCTCCCTCACCGCCGGGGTCGCCTGGGTAGGCGTcggcgccgctgctccgttgggGACGTCGGCGTTCTCCATGGCTAGAGCAAGCCAAGGTGCAATGCAAGTAGTCGCACTTGCCTTTAGGGCTTTGCTGGTTGAGTTGTAAGTGTTGTGCTTCTGATCGACTTGTTTCAGTGTGTTAAATAGGCTGAGATAGGTATAGGTGCCGGCTTAGCTGTGCTTTGTGTTTCCGATCAAACGGACAAGTGTCCATTTTGTTGAGAGGTTCTGGCAAAGACATCACCTTTAACAGATAATGTACTCATGTATGAGACTATTAATCAGAGGAAAACGATAAATCATGTGTAAATGTGATTATAACCGTTGGTGGTGAGGGCTATAAATGTACAtagtttttttcctttcttttctcatGACGTGTAGACAGGTCATCTTGAAACTGAAATGGTACATTAAACACAAGGCAACAAAGGTACAACATAATGACAAGCAAATCAGTGGCAACACAGGATTTTGAAGATGAATATCCAGAACAAGAAAAATGTATGAAATTACAAGAAAGTAAGAGATTGAATACGTAATCAAATCTATAAAATTGCAAGGAAACAATTTACATGGAAAAAGAGACTGCATCTAAAATAAAATCTATCAAACCTAAAAAAATACTATATTTTTAGTAAAGTTATAAGCAAATGAACATTCAGTAGAAGGTGTGTAGTAATGTCAAAAATATATAACAGAAGTGaaagagagaaggaaaaaaagATACGATACAAAGAGAAAAGTATAAGCAAAAAGTTACAATATATGCTGAAATAAATGCTATTAGGACATACTTAATTAAACCAAGACCTCTTACTTCCATGTCACAGGCTTAacacttgtgacgcccccgattcaatcatacactaatcatacacgcaaacgtgtacgatcaagatcagggactcacgggaagatatcacaacacaactctaatgcaagaataagtcatacaagcatcataatacaagccaggggcctcgagggctcgaatacaagtgctcgatcatagacgagtcaacggaagcaaccatatctgagtacagacataagttaaacaagcttgccttaagaaggccagcacaaactgggatacagatcgaaagaggcgtaggcctcctgcctgggatcctcctaaactactcctggtcgtcgtcagcggcctgcatgtagtagtaggcacctccagtgtagtagggatcatcgtcgacggtggcgtctggctccagggctccagtatctggttgcaacaaccaggtaaaagggaaaggggaaaagagggagaaaagcaaccgtgagtactcatccaaagtactcgcaagcaaggagctacactacatatgcatgggtatatgtgtaaagggacatatcggtggactgaactgcagaatgccagaataagaagggcatagctaatcctgtcgaagactacgcttctggccacctccatcttgcagcatgtagaagagagtagattgaagtcctccaagtagcatctccaagttgcatcgcatagcataatcctacccggcaatcctcccctcgtcgccctgtggaaaagcgatcaccgggttgtctgtggaacttggaagggtgtgttttattaagtatccggttctagttgtcataaggtcaaggtacaactccaagtcgtcctgttactgaagatcacggctattcgaatagattaacttccctgcagaggtgcaccaacttacccaacacgtttgatcccatttggccggacacactttcctgggtcatgcccggccgtggaagatcaacacgtcgcagccccacctaggcacaacagagaggccagcacgccggtctaaacctaagcgcacaggggtctgggcccatcgcccttagcacacctgcacgttgcatacgcggccggaagcagacctagcctacaggcgttccagtccaatccggcgcgcgccactcagtcgctgacgtctgaagtgcttcggctgataccacgacgccgggatacccataactactcccacgtagatggttagtgcgtataagctcgtagccaactcagatcaaataccaagatctcgttaagcgtgttaagtatccgcgaacgccgaacagggccaggcccacctgtctcctaggtggtctcaacctgccctgtcgctccgccacaaagtaacagtcgggggccgtcgggaacccaggcccacctctaccaggatggagccacctgtcctttcagccccctcatcagaatcacttgcgggtactcatcgagctgacccgactttagtcaccatctgtatagtatgtatgtatgtatagtatatacccgtgatcacctcccgagcgatcacggcccaatagtatagcaaggtagactgacaagaatgtagggccaatgatgataaactagcatcctatactaagtatttaggattgcaggtaaggtatcaacagatgtagcaacaatgtcaggctatgcatcagaataggattaacagaaagtagtaacatgctacactactctaatgcaagcagtatagaggagaataggcgatatctggtgatcaaggggagggggggcttgcctggttgctctggcaatagAGAGGGGTCGTCacctccgtagtcgtactgggtagcagcgacgtcggtctcggtgtctagcggaagaagagggggtagaaacaatgaatacaatgcaaacagatgcatgacgatgcatgacaaagcaaaacgtgaagctaggcgtgccctaacgcggtatgaggtgatgccggtgaaggggggaaacatccgggaagtatccccggtgtttcgtgctTCCGGGCAGAGGACCCGGAGGGGGAAAGCTGCGAgtccgataggttagggatgtgcggcggacgaacgggccgcgtatctggattcgtctcgtcgttctgagcaactctcatgttgaaaataatttaatccgagttacggtttaaaagatatgattttctaaagattttattaatttctggaatttaattaattaattatttaattcaaaaatggatttatgacatcagcatgatgtcatgctgatgtcagcagtcaacggagTTGACCGGTCAACCTGACAGATGGGGCCATTGACTGGGTCAACAGCACGGTCAGCAggcccagtcagcagtcaacagtcctgTTGACTTAGTCGAACCTACACGTGGGTCCACCTGTCATAGTCACAgtttaactaaacctaattaactagttaattaatcatTAGTTTATCTAATCAGAGTTAATCAGGTTAATTAACAGAtccaattaagttaattaattgtcaaattaattaattaattaattaatatttttctaattctttttttaataacaacgttctggggctggtgtcggggaaactgatccaccaacacctatggggaccaggcccctttcgattcggaggggggcggaggccgcgcaaagagcggatcgaggcagtacacgcgagcagttttacccagcttcgggccgcaccgatgcgtaaaaccctactgctgcttgtttgcgtgtattgaattcttgctcaggagcgatggatgctgccagaccgagcgtgagagtgttcctgatgtttcgaatgagccgaacctcctctacgttgcgcttgggcctccttttatactttcaaggggtcaccgacaggtggcaacgtagactagaagggtaaaaatggaaaaggatgcggtaggtgcagctaccgctactgtggacacagtgcaccctacctaactctgacggcaggggacaaggtcattgaatgcccgtctgagttgcctaaacagtgcaaaaagtgaccgttaggagcgccaccgtttgccacgatggccttctcttcatctccgcttgccaccgcgtacccctggctgcacaggctcccgccacgcgcccctgaggaagcctcatggcgacacgcggttgggtgcgctggagcgtgggtacagagtggcagcgggcccccggcgagtaccttgtcggggtcgtcgtcttgtcgagtccagaagtttgtcgctcaccggaccttgccgggacgtgcggtgcatcgcggcaagtttcttgaagtgccatggttggccttcccggcaagctcctcttgccggggccttgtctcttcccggcaagatcctcttgccggggccttgtctcttcatcttgaatgctttgttcttgaatggttccaaaggaacccacggaggactctggcggtcgtccggcaagccttgccgcgcggcgctgcaactgcccgtgcacaagttcgggatactagggtacccctactctagtacaccgacagctgggccccgtttgtcataggccctagggaCCTTAGCGGGCGTCGGTGTTAGCGGGTTCGGGCGCAACGGGTGCCCCACACccgttcgggcgcacgcccaggggtagGCGGAGCTAGCAGGGCGCCggagcaggggaggccggtggccacagcgccggccaggcggccggggcggcgaggaaGCGGCACAGGCAGGGGAGCGGCAAGGCGAGGCGCACGACGCGGGACGTGCAGCCAGCAGCGGGGGCAGGCCCGGCAGATCCAGCGATGGACGACGCTGAGGCGGGGTGCAAGGGCGCTTCGGCCAAGGGAGCGCGGTGCGTACGGCCACCCGCAAGCAGGCGTAGCAGAGGGCGGTCCAGGGACCTGTGTGCGCGGATGGGGGCGTGGTGAGCGCGCATCAGGTGCGGTGAGCGCGCATCGGGCGCGGCCATAGAtggcgcgggcgcgcacgagggTGGGGACCAGGGTGCACGGTGTCGAGGCGAGCCGGGGAAGCCGAcgcggggagaggaggagggaaaaGCGGCAGCTCACGGTGGGGCGTAGGGTCCAAGGCAGCGGGCTCGATGAAGGTTGATGCGGCAGGGTCCAGTGACAATGGAGAGGACGACGATCCGGCTAGGTGGAACTCCGGGCGCCGGGCACGATGGCGGAGCACGACGGCGATGGGGGGAGTGGGATCGGGCCCCTGGGCGCAGGCGGGCGCCTAGATCAGGCGGGGGATGCAGCGCCAAGGCGGTGGCGTGCGCCTGCGTCGTGGAGGGCGGCGGTGCTAAGGAAGAGCGATGGGGAGGGAGGTCGGGTGCTCGTCGACGGGGGGAGGGGGCGCTCgtccctgatccagatcgggaCGAGGAGAGGATAGACGTGGGGAGTGGAAGGAGTGGGTTAGGGTTCGGTGTCCCCTGGGTGGGTTAGTAGGTGAGGTGGGGTGGGCCGGTCCGGCCGAGCCGGCCTGTAGCTAGCTAGGCCATTCGGCCCAGGGAGAGGGGttcttttcttttgtctttttttgttttgttttctgtttttgtagtttcttttctttttttatttattttcttttctattttaaatcattttaaattgtctAGGTATTTTTATAAAAAGGTGTTTCCTTTATTATAATTACCCAGTCATTTAACTgcacaccccgaacattttagtttaatattttgaaaactttgtcgtttgacattatttgaatttgaatttgaaacgttTTCGAATCAAcctgagattaactacagtgaccgaggtgacatggcatcattaacgtgagattactgtagcatgattatccgggcgtcacaattctcctccactacaagaaatctcgtcccgagatttaagcagtGGAGTAAGGGggaggtgctggtagcgaaaacctaacgagtcttctcggtcctGGCCGCCcttttcgaagaggttgatccctttcgttgatgtcctcatttatctgcttcaagtcaccatgatcaaagcgtcatcctttcttcgggatctccatcgtcctacgaacgcgaacaaggggaaaaactccggaagaaggcgtctccacaaagctgggcatctaacggtgaactcaatgggaattacacaaggtaccccacgagttgtatttcagtgaattcgttgagtgcaatatacgatggtaccaaagttttaaacgggtaggcaatcattcgatgactagacaaaAGCTAGAATGAGGGTTTGAACAACGAGattaacatggtgtttgattccaccGCGtcccccgtaacggcacgcgtcaatcgcggagtcgtgggagagatcgtgggtggttgtttatttggaaggccaaaatgtccgccccgtccctctttataagcaggggaaacaggggcatttcccccaccttcgcccttcgctgctgcaatctcagcaatctccgccgccctcctccgcttgcaaagttgaaagagggcagcgctccgcccccgtcgctgccgccaccacctgcaccgtcgatctcccccaccgcctccgccatgcctctgaagcccgggaaggggaaggccacgaaggccgcggccgcgaaaactgtgaagtcgaccgaagcgcagcggcttgaggcgctgcggaaggagcgggccactttcccccccgagctctccgcgaaggagctgagggagtggtactatctcttctggtcgacggagacgcgggcgcgtccgcgcacgaaggtactctccgccgtcgcctcgcaagcagctccagttggcgaatatcctttcttcgccttgttcttctactgcgggctctgcccgccattctctgatttcttttgcgacgtcatgaacacctatggactccacctccttgacttcacccccaacgccgttctgaccatggcagttttcgcccatctatgcgaaaactttgtcagagtccaccccaacgtagctctcttccgccatttctttatgcctcgtgtcgagagaggggaacctcttgccggcgggatcgcctggatctcgcgggccggcaagaaggagacctatctggagggggagctccgcagcaagtgggacgagtggagagcagattggtgctgggttgtagaagagagcccgtagccgttcaccgccctgcgccaagccccagcagtgcgtggcaatgactggagcgctctgtccgtggacgacgacaagctgaagatcgccaccactcggatcttgcgtctcaggcttgccgggctgactgtaggagctgtcggcgtaGATTTCCTTCACCggtgcatcgcccctctgcaggcgagggggagacccgcctgggaatttggaggcccgacagatatcatgaggttgcgcccatgtcaggaccccgactcgatgtcacatcgatctagctggtaacacctcatatcactttgcggcctcacgcacggtatccccacgggtgtcgtcttacccttttcccgggaccgtttgcgccttttggctcacgtatatgatagtgtcgctagcatccatatgataaag
The sequence above is drawn from the Triticum aestivum cultivar Chinese Spring chromosome 7A, IWGSC CS RefSeq v2.1, whole genome shotgun sequence genome and encodes:
- the LOC123153543 gene encoding nuclear transcription factor Y subunit B-8-like, whose translation is MENADVPNGAAAPTPTQATPAVREQDRLMPIANVIRIMRRALPAHAKISDDAKEAIQECVSEFISFVTGEANERCHMEHRKTVNAEDILWALNRLGFDDYIVPLSVFLHRMRDPNAATGGATAGDRRTVMSAPSRAAPPMRHAVPLQAQIQRPVYAPPAQVQVQNQMQRPVYAPLAPMPVQNHVKWPMYTPPAPVQVQMQRGVYAPRAPVQGYTVGITPVRPNVGGQCHVFGGEQVVAQQYYGYGYGEGAYGAGSSKGGACADEGSSSNGVPVPGEGTGEPEPEPAAEGSQDKPVQSG